A single Cottoperca gobio chromosome 7, fCotGob3.1, whole genome shotgun sequence DNA region contains:
- the ncoa6 gene encoding nuclear receptor coactivator 6 isoform X3, with protein sequence MAHRRTPPPLSQRTEYLEPDNDSDRDSGVGEDAGEDADSCHGGTLIEEEKVKKQDGSEENGQEGQDFTVFVAFQGNMEDEDFTRKLDTILSGIPNMLHMGSDRLQPQHVEPWNSVRVTFNIPRDAAERLRLLAQNNQQQLRDLGILSVQIEGEGAINVAVGPNRGQEVRVNGPIGAPGQMRMDVGFPGQPGPGGVRMANPVMVPPGPGMAGQAMVPGSSGQMHPRVPRPSSQTGSDVMDPMIPGMAVQQQQQLQHQQAGPHVSGPMPPQAAHHMQALQGGRPLNPAALQQLQHHQQAQQQAQLAQLGPRPPFNPSGQMAVPPGWNQMPSGVLQPTAAQGGPAWRKPPPQAQMVQRPPSLATVQTPSHPPPPYPFGSQQAGQVFNAMGQGQLQQQQQTGVGQFAAPQPKGPQAGPGGVAGPPRPPPPLPSTTGPQGNLTAKSPGSSSSPFQQGSPGTPPMMAQRPTTPQGFPQGVGSPGRAPLSQQGNMQQGFMGMPQHGQPGAQVHPGMAKRPMGFPNPNFVQGQVSASTPGTPGGGAGQQIQSSQAMTHTGAPPSASTQNSMQGPPHAQPNVMGVQSSMAGLPPGTTAGPSMGQQQPGLQTQMMGLQHQAQPVSSSPSQKVQGQGGGQTVLSRPLSQGQRGGMTPPKQMMPQQGQGVMHGQGQMVGGQGHQAMLIQQQQQQQQQQQQQQQQQQQQNSMMEQMVANQMQGNKQAFGGKIPAGVMPSQMMRGPAPNVPGNMAQFQGQVAPQQMTPQQQQQMAQLQQQQLQQQQQHQLQQLQQQQQQQQQQQQQQQQQHQQMNQQQPQQVPIAGNPNQAMGMHGQQMRLPAGHPLIQQQLQQQQLQQQQKQQQQAMLQQQQQQAAQQHPHPLGDPNGGTGDPGVQQMVPDMQAQQQQGMMGGPQHMQMGNGHFAGHGMNFNSQFPGQMPMGGPCVQQGGFPVSKDVTLTSPLLVNLLQSDISASQFGPGGKQGAGGGNQAKPKKKKPARKKKPKDGEGQQQVEGLSGLDVAAGMEDSELPNLGGEQSLGLDNTGQKLPDFANRPAGFPGQPGDQRVLQQVPMQFMQQQQQQQQQQQQQQQQMQHMQQQQIQQQQQQQQMQQQQQIQQQIQQQQIQQQQQQLQQQQQQQQQMQQQMQMQGLQNAQGQQGMTGPQTPGQSQPQMHPHQLQLQQQQQQQQQQQQQQQQQQQQQQQQQQQQTQQPHLQQQTQQPHLQQQQQQQQMMMLLKIQQEQAKNRMSIPPGGQLPPRGMGNPPEVQRLPVSQQGNMPVMISLQGHGGVPPSPDKARGMPLMVNPQLAGAARRMSHPDAVQGPQGTGSEEAIAGAHPKQDRPGGPEIGVQPGNGTQQMMANQGSNTHMMKQGPGPSPMPQHTGASPQQQLPSQPQQGGPMPGLHFPNVPTTSQSSRPKTPNRASPRPYHHPLTPTNRPPSTEPSEINLSPERLNASIAGLFPPKINIPLPPRQPNLNRGFDQQGLNPTTLKAIGQAPPGLTLPGNNGSVGGNNTNSQQPFSTGTGVGGVGAKQDKQAGGQGKRASPSNSRRSSPASSRKSATPSPGRQKGTKMAITCPPPQQQLVNPQGQTMMLSPTSVPPSPISMPSQVGGAMEAQQTQSPYHGMQGNPAEGVRESQGMMTAEQRQVSQPHPQPQPLRELSAPRMASPRFPVPQQPKPDLELQAGTVDRHPAHTTPNIQDSEVLPTLRAAPTSLNQLLDNSGIPNMPLRPIQNNTVSPKSALDPGRSLQSNSQSTDMSAAVATTATINESEAKPKPAVPIPTSNPNLQPASISSSHPSTNVTSNTTPNLSQNPISILGVNPSPNVNPTSTFCPALSTNTNATTSFSPNTVTSGQSSPASTVSTSSNSSSALKPSPSPKPVTSVHSVIQIPASSSTMSPNQITVFVTSNPMTSAPTPQAPTSMVSTMVAFPNKNIRPQDIRQQAPVPRPPQFITTTPVFINPIFQVPGASVAPNTTMVSQSVTMVRPIQVSTTNIQLSPSPSSNQSSAANVASTQPTRSIVGQVQVATSVSSPVPVGTPPASQQINPGAPKTDNLGEAGSDQKPSPPVRQPSPHPSPSASSPFQTPLASPSLCSSPGAAITIRKSPLSPSPTAQVKSKPAQAAAAVSGTADSQLSPIERPAQGPIGAVPPQVFHPPVSPAIQIEALAPHTTVAAPNNITLPVVSSPLPVHGQVAVPTQIVTQAPVPATASVSSQAQAVTSQTPIVTVVGATTGVSSATLLSTVAPVQSPVPSIVPIVAGSGPALDVAPTTSSPVANPSGVPPAQPVAQAMEPPMPPAATSVETTQTTPATIQQEVPQSQEAVASEKTGEEVSTSSEQGAALEKPKGPSRRSSRAEKEVEEEPVADSGIRKRSARPGTSAAVKETGASPTQAKRRKSK encoded by the exons ATGGCGCATCGACGTACCCCACCTCCGCTGTCCCAGAGGACAGAGTACCTGGAACCTGATAATGATTCCGACAGGGACTCTGGCGTTGGAGAGGATGCAGGGGAGGATGCTGACAGTTGCCATGGAGGCACATTAATAGAAGAGGAGAAAGTCAAGAAGCAAGATGGGTCGGAAGAAAACGGCCAGGAAGGACAAGACTTTACAGTTTTTGTTGCCTTTCAAGGGAATATGGAGGATGAGGACTTCACTCGAAAACTTGACACTATCCTCAGTGGGATACCAAACATGCTTCATATGG GCTCTGATAGGCTACAGCCACAGCATGTGGAGCCGTGGAACAGTGTGCGAGTCACCTTCAACATTCCTCGGGATGCTGCTGAACGACTCAGACTGTTGGCCCAGAacaaccagcagcagctcagagacCTGGGGATTCTCTCTGTGCAGATAGAAG GGGAAGGGGCCATCAATGTGGCTGTGGGACCAAATAGAGGACAAGAAGTCAGAGTGAATGGACCAATTGGAGCACCTGGCCAGATGAGAATGGATGTTGGTTTTCCAGGTCAGCCTGGTCCAG GAGGGGTCCGGATGGCTAATCCGGTGATGGTTCCCCCTGGGCCTGGCATGGCAGGTCAGGCTATGGTACCAGGCAGCAGTGGACAAATGCATCCTCGTGTTCCAAGACCATCTTCACAGACAGGTTCAG ATGTTATGGATCCAATGATACCAGGTATGGCAgttcagcagcaacagcaacttCAGCACCAACAGGCTGGTCCCCATGTCTCAGGCCCAATGCCTCCTCAGGCTGCCCATCACATGCAGGCTCTGCAAGGTGGGAGACCACTTAACCCTGCTGCACTGCAGCAGCTACAACATCACCAACAGGCTCAGCAGCAAGCTCAGCTCGCCCAGCTTGGACCTAGGCCTCCATTCAACCCATCGGGCCAGATGGCTGTGCCTCCTGGCTGGAACCAGATGCCCTCTGGGGTCCTCCAGCCAACGGCCGCCCAAGGAGGCCCTGCCTGGAGAAAGCCCCCGCCGCAAGCCCAAATGGTTCAACGTCCACCCTCCCTTGCTACAGTTCAGACTCCCAGCCACCCTCCGCCCCCTTATCCATTTGGCAGCCAGCAGGCTGGGCAGGTATTCAATGCCATGGGACAGGGACAattacagcaacaacagcagacaGGAGTGGGTCAGTTTGCCGCCCCCCAGCCTAAAGGCCCACAGGCTGGCCCTGGTGGTGTCGCAGGACCGCCCAGACCCCCTCCACCCCTTCCATCAACAACTGGGCCTCAGGGCAACCTCACTGCCAAGTCTCCTGGTTCCTCCTCGTCTCCTTTTCAGCAGGGCTCACCAGGTACTCCTCCTATGATGGCTCAGAGACCTACAACTCCACAGGGTTTTCCCCAGGGCGTTGGATCGCCAGGAAGAGCACCCCTCAGTCAACAGGGTAACATGCAACAAGGATTCATGGGAATGCCCCAGCATGGACAGCCTGGGGCTCAAGTTCACCCAG GCATGGCAAAGCGTCCCATGGGCTTTCCAAACCCGAACTTTGTCCAAGGTCAGGTGAGTGCCAGCACTCCAGGAACCCCTGGTGGAGGAGCCGGTCAGCAGATACAGAGCAGTCAAGCGATGACTCACACAG GAGCTCCGCCGTCAGCCTCCACACAAAACTCAATGCAGGGTCCACCCCATGCCCAGCCCAATGTTATGGGTGTACAAAGTAGCATGGCAGGTCTGCCTCCTGGTACAACTGCTGGGCCTAGTATGGGCCAACAACAGCCTGGCCTCCAGACCCAGATGATGGGCCTCCAGCATCAGGCCCAGCCCGTGTCTTCCTCCCCCAGCCAGAAGGTTCAAGGCCAGGGTGGAGGTCAGACTGTCCTCTCAAGGCCCCTCAGTCaagggcagagaggagggatgacCCCACCCAAGCAAATGATGCCTCAGCAAGGCCAGGGGGTGATGCATGGGCAGGGTCAGATGGTTGGAGGCCAAGGGCATCAGGCCATGCTCatacaacaacagcagcagcagcagcaacagcagcaacaacagcaacaacaacaacagcaacaaaactCCATGATGGAACAAATGGTTGCCAACCAGATGCAAGGCAACAAGCAGGCATTTGGAGGCAAGATTCCAGCTGGGGTAATGCCCAGCCAGATGATGCGCGGCCCTGCTCCAAACGTTCCAGGTAACATGGCTCAATTCCAGGGCCAAGTTGCCCCACAGCAGATGActccacaacagcagcagcaaatgGCTCAactccaacagcagcagctacagcagcaacagcagcatcagTTGCAacagctacagcagcagcagcagcaacagcagcagcaacagcagcagcagcaacaacaacaccagCAGATGAACCAGCAACAGCCCCAGCAGGTTCCTATAGCTGGCAATCCTAATCAAGCTATGGGCATGCATGGGCAACAGATGAGGCTCCCTGCTGGCCATCCTCTTATCCAACAACAGTTGCAACAGCAGcagttacagcagcagcagaaacaacagcaacaggCCATGttgcaacagcaacaacagcaggcAGCTCAACAACACCCACATCCTTTGGGAGATCCTAATGGTGGCACAGGGGACCCGGGGGTCCAACAGATGGTCCCTGATATGCAggcacagcagcagcaaggcATGATGGGGGGCCCTCAGCACATGCAGATGGGAAATGGCCACTTTGCAGGTCATGGCATGAACTTTAACTCGCAGTTCCCAGGTCAGATGCCAATGGGGGGACCCTGTGTACAGCAAGGAGGCTTTCCCGTCAGCAAGGACGTAACACTGACTAGCCCACTACTGGTCAACCTACTGCAGAGTGATATCTCAGCCAGCCAGTTTGGGCCAGGAGGAAAACAGGGAGCAGGGGGTGGCAATCAGGCCAAACCCAAAAAGAAGAAACCGGCACGAAAGAAGAAGCCCAAAGATGGAGAAGGACAACAGCAAGTAGAGGGACTTAG tGGTCTTGATGTGGCTGCTGGCATGGAGGATTCCGAACTGCCAAATCTTGGTGGTGAACAGAGTTTGGGTTTAGACAACACTGGCCAGAAACTCCCTGATTTTGCCAACAGGCCTGCCg GCTTTCCTGGCCAACCTGGAGACCAGAGAGTATTGCAGCAGGTACCCATGCAGTttatgcaacaacaacaacaacaacagcagcaacagcaacaacaacaacaacaaatgcagcacatgcaacagcagcagatacaacaacaacaacaacaacaacaaatgcagcagcagcaacaaatacaacaacaaatacaacagcAGCAAatacagcaacagcagcaacaattacaacaacaacaacaacaacaacagcagatgCAGCAACAGATGCAGATGCAGGGTCTCCAGAATGCTCAAGGGCAGCAGGGGATGACAGGGCCACAGACTCCGGGTCAAAGCCAGCCCCAGATGCACCCtcatcagctgcagctgcagcaacagcagcagcagcaacagcagcagcaacagcagcagcaacagcagcagcagcaacagcagcagcagcagcagcagcaaactcAACAGCCACACCTGCAACAGCAAACTCAACAGCCACACCTGCAACAGCAG caacaacaacagcaaatgATGATGCTGCTGAAGATTCAGCAGGAGCAGGCAAAGAATCGCATGTCCATCCCTCCAGGAGGGCAGCTCCCTCCTAGGGGCATGGGCAATCCACCTGAAGTGCAGAGGCTTCCTGTCTCACAGCAAGGCAACATGCCTGTAATGATCAGCCTTCAAGGACATGGAGGGGTACCGCCGTCACCTGACAAAGCCAGAGGGATGCCCCTGATGGTGAACCCACAG CTTGCAGGCGCTGCACGAAGAATGTCACATCCCGATGCGGTGCAGGGTCCTCAAGGCACTGGATCTGAAGAAGCCATTGCAGGGGCCCACCCAAAGCAGGACAGGCCTGGTGGCCCAGAAATTGGGGTGCAGCCTGGAAATGGAACACAACAGATGATGGCCAATCAGGGCTCCAACACTCACATGATGAAGCAAGGCCCTGGTCCATCACCAATGCCCCAGCACACTGGAGCCAGTCCCCAGCAACAGTTACCTAGTCAGCCTCAGCAAGGAGGCCCCATGCCTGGCCTTCATTTCCCCAATGTCCCCACAACTTCTCAGAGCTCCAGGCCCAAAACCCCCAACAGAGCCAGCCCCAGGCCGTACCACCACCCTCTCACCCCAACTAATCGTCCACCCAGTACTGAACCCTCCGAAATCAACCTTTCACCTGAAAGGCTAAATGCCTCTATTGCAGGGCTGTTTCCTCCCAAAATCAACATTCCTCTGCCTCCCAGACAGCCTAACCTAAACAGGGGATTTGATCAGCAAGGTCTTAACCCAACAACTCTGAAAGCCATTGGGCAGGCCCCTCCTGGCTTAACTTTACCAGGCAACAATGGCAGTGTGGGTGGAAATAACACTAACAGTCAGCAGCCTTTCTCTACTGGCACTGGAGTAGGCGGTGTAGGCGCTAAACAGGACAAGCAGGCTGGAGGGCAGGGTAAGAGGGCAAGTCCTAGCAATAGTCGGAGGTCAAGTCCAGCTTCTAGTCGTAAATCAGCCACCCCAAGTCCAGGGAGACAAAAGGGGACAAAGATGGCCATCACCTGCCCTCCCCCACAGCAGCAGTTGGTCAACCCTCAAGGGCAGACCATGATGCTAAGCCCTACCTCAGTACCCCCAAGTCCAATATCTATGCCTTCACAAGTGGGTGGGGCCATGGAGGCACAGCAGACCCAGAGTCCTTATCACGGGATGCAAGGTAACCCTGCTGAGGGAGTCAGGGAAAGTCAGGGAATGATGACTGCAGAGCAGCGACAGGTGTCTCAGCCTCACCCCCAGCCACAGCCTTTGAGGGAGTTATCAGCTCCCAGAATGGCAAGTCCTCGTTTCCCCGTGCCTCAGCAGCCTAAACCTGACTTGGAACTGCAGGCTGGCACAGTTGATAGGCACCCAGCACACACAACACCTAATATTCAGGACTCTGAGGTCTTACCTACTCTCAGGGCAGCTCCAACCTCCCTCAACCAGTTACTGGATAACTCGGGTATCCCAAACATGCCTCTTCGGCCCATACAGAATAATACTGTTAGCCCCAAGTCTGCTTTGGATCCAGGGAGATCACTCCAAAGTAATTCTCAGAGTACAGATATGTCCGCTGCTGTTGCTACTACTGCCACTATAAATGAATCGGAAGCTAAACCCAAACCTGCTGTCCCAATCCCTACCAGCAATCCTAATTTGCAGCCTGCTTCCATTTCCAGCTCGCACCCTAGCACTAACGTGACCTCTAATACTACACCCAACCTTAGCCAAAACCCCATCTCCATTCTTGGTGTCAATCCTAGTCCGAATGTAAACCCAACATCTACCTTCTGCCCCGCCCTCAGTACTAACACTAATGCCACCACGAGTTTCAGCCCCAACACAGTCACTTCCGGTCAGAGCAGTCCTGCCTCGACAGTTAGTACCAGTTCTAACTCCAGTTCAGCTCTAAAACCAAGCCCAAGTCCTAAACCTGTGACAAGTGTTCACTCAGTCATACAGATCCCTGCCTCTTCTAGCACAATGTCCCCCAACCAGATCACTGTGTTTGTCACCTCTAACCCCATGACCTCTGCCCCCACTCCCCAGGCACCCACATCTATGGTATCCACCATGGTGGCTTTCCCTAACAAGAACATTAGACCTCAGGACATCCGGCAGCAGGCCCCTGTCCCCCGACCTCCTCAGTTCATCACCACCACTCCTGTATTTATCAATCCAATTTTCCAGGTCCCAGGTGCATCTGTGGCTCCAAATACCACAATGGTATCACAGTCAGTCACTATGGTGAGGCCTATACAAGTGTCCACTACAAACATCCAACTTTCTCCTTCTCCAAGCTCCAACCAGTCCTCAGCGGCTAACGTGGCCAGTACTCAGCCTACCAGAAGTATTGTAGGACAAGTCCAGGTTGCCACTAGTGTGTCCTCACCAGTCCCAGTCGGTACTCCTCCAGCTTCTCAGCAAATTAACCCAGGAGCTCCCAAAACAGACAATCTAGGTGAGGCAGGCTCTGATCAGAAACCTAGTCCCCCAGTACGGCAGCCATCTCCACATCCAAGCCCTTCAGCATCATCTCCCTTTCAGACACCCCTggcttctccttctctctgctctagTCCTGGGGCTGCTATCACCATTCGAAAGAGCCCCTTGTCTCCATCTCCCACTGCCCAGGTGAAAAGTAAACCTGCAcaggctgctgcagctgtttctGGTACAGCTGACTCCCAGTTGAGTCCTATAGAAAGGCCTGCGCAGGGGCCCATCGGGGCTGTGCCACCACAGGTCTTTCATCCTCCTGTCAGTCCTGCCATTCAGATTGAAGCACTAGCTCCGCATACTACTGTTGCTGCTCCTAACAACATTACTCTGCCTGTTGTCTCCTCTCCACTACCAGTTCATGGTCAAGTGGCTGTTCCTACTCAGATTGTTACCCAGGCTCCAGTGCCTGCAACAGCCTCAGTCTCAAGTCAGGCCCAGGCTGTAACGTCTCAAACTCCTATTGTCACTGTAGTTGGTGCTACCACAGGTGTCTCTTCTGCTACCTTGCTCTCTACGGTTGCTCCCGTACAAAGTCCTGTACCGTCCATTGTTCCAATTGTTGCTGGCTCTGGACCTGCTCTGGACGTTGCCCCCACCACATCTTCTCCAGTTGCTAACCCCAGCGGAGTTCCACCAGCCCAGCCTGTCGCACAAGCTATGGAGCCCCCCATGCCGCCAGCTGCTACGTCTGTTGAAACCACTCAGACCACCCCAG CAACTATTCAACAAGAAGTCCCACAGTCCCAGGAAGCTGTTGCCAGTGAGAAGACGG gTGAAGAGGTCTCGACAAGTTCCGAGCAGGG AGCTGCTTTGGAGAAACCCAAGGGACCGAGCAGACGCAGCTCCCGGGcagagaaggaggtggaggaggagccaGTAGCAGACAGCGGCATTAGGAAGAGATCAGCCAGGCCTGGAACCAGTGCTGCTGTAAAAG aAACTGGAGCAAGCCCCACCCAGGCCAAACGAAGGAAGTCTAAATAG